In Saccharothrix syringae, the following are encoded in one genomic region:
- a CDS encoding NADP-dependent oxidoreductase has product MRAVVQDAFGGPEVLRVAEVPRPAPLPTEVLVRVVSAGVNPVDHKTRAGGGMAGVLGEPPFTVGWDVSGVVEEVGFGVHTLEVGDEVYGMPWFPRAAGAYAEYVTAPARQFARKPARIDHDAAAAVPLAALTAWQVLVDAAGVRAGQRVLVHAAAGGVGHFAVQLAAHLGAHVIGTARADKHDWLRGLGAAEVVDYTATRFEDVLRDVDVVVDLVGDEVDDTSTRSLGVLAPGGLLVAVPGGVSPELARAAAARGVRVRPFLVEPDGTALTRLAELIDQKVVDVEVAEVLPLEQAARAHELLAGGRVRGKLVLRVAP; this is encoded by the coding sequence ATGCGCGCCGTCGTCCAGGACGCGTTCGGCGGTCCGGAGGTGTTGCGGGTCGCGGAGGTGCCGCGGCCGGCGCCGCTGCCGACGGAGGTGCTGGTCCGGGTCGTGTCCGCCGGGGTGAACCCGGTCGACCACAAGACCAGGGCGGGCGGCGGGATGGCCGGTGTGCTGGGCGAGCCGCCGTTCACCGTCGGGTGGGACGTCTCCGGTGTCGTCGAGGAGGTCGGCTTCGGGGTGCACACCCTGGAGGTCGGCGACGAGGTGTACGGGATGCCGTGGTTCCCGCGCGCCGCCGGCGCCTACGCCGAGTACGTCACCGCGCCCGCCCGGCAGTTCGCCCGCAAGCCCGCGCGGATCGACCACGACGCGGCGGCCGCGGTGCCGCTGGCCGCGCTGACCGCCTGGCAGGTCCTGGTGGACGCGGCCGGGGTCCGCGCGGGCCAGCGGGTCCTGGTGCACGCCGCCGCCGGCGGGGTCGGGCACTTCGCCGTGCAGCTCGCCGCCCACCTGGGCGCGCACGTCATCGGCACGGCCCGCGCCGACAAGCACGACTGGCTGCGCGGGCTCGGCGCGGCCGAGGTGGTCGACTACACCGCCACCCGCTTCGAGGACGTGCTCCGGGACGTGGACGTGGTGGTGGACCTGGTCGGCGACGAGGTCGACGACACCAGCACGAGGTCGTTGGGCGTGCTGGCGCCGGGCGGACTGCTGGTCGCCGTGCCCGGCGGGGTCTCGCCCGAGCTGGCCCGGGCCGCGGCCGCGCGGGGGGTGCGGGTCCGCCCGTTCCTGGTCGAGCCCGACGGGACCGCGCTGACCCGGCTGGCCGAGCTGATCGACCAGAAGGTGGTCGACGTCGAGGTGGCCGAGGTGCTGCCGCTGGAGCAGGCCGCGCGGGCGCACGAGCTGCTGGCGGGCGGGCGCGTGCGCGGCAAGCTCGTGCTGCGGGTCGCGCCCTGA